Below is a window of Catenulispora sp. GP43 DNA.
CAGTGAGCTGGCGTCCAGGTGCCACTCGACCTCGCGCAAGGCACCCGCGGGAACCGCCGCGACGCAGGAGGTGGCGGGGAGCTGGTAGGTCTTCCCCTGGTAGGTGATGGTCCCCGGAGCGCTCGAGGAGCTGCTCGTCGTCGAGGGCGCCGTGGTCGGCGCCGAGGACGAGCTCGTGGACGTCGGCGCCGGCGCCGACGGCTTCGACTCGCTCGACGTCGGCTGCGGCGTGGTCGGCGTCGGCGTGCTCGGCTTCGAGGTCGGCGGCGTCGAGGGGCTCGACGAGCTCGACGAGGAGCCGCCCAGCCCGATCGACAGGATCGGCGACGCGGACGAGGTCGGGTCCGACGTCGGGTTCGCGGCCGGCGCGGCGGACAGCTTGTTGACCGTGGAGCTGCTCGACGAGGAGGTCGGCGCCGGGTTGAACACCCCGTTCACCGTCGTACCGAGCCAGCCCAGCGGGTCCCACCAGGGCGCCGACGAGCTCGAGCTCGGGCTCGGGCTCGGGGTGCTGGTCGGCGCGGCCGGCTTGGTCGAGGTGCTGGACGTCGGCGCCGGCGCGGTCGGGACGCCGGTCGGCGACGGCTTGGCCGGCGAGGTGGTGCCGGACGGCGCGCTCGAGGGCCGCGAGGACGGCGCCGCCGGCGGCGCGGTGGTCGAGCCGGAGGACGGCTGCGGGGCGCCCGGGGTCTTCGCCGTCGTGCCCGCCTTGGTCGAGCTCGAGCTCGACGTCGGGCCCGAGCTGGGCGCGGACGTGGGCGCGGAGCTCGGGGCCGAGCTCGGCGCGGTGCCCTTGATGCCGGGGTTGGCCTGCGCGGTCGATCCCGGCGCGCAGTTCGTGGACGCCGCGGCGGGCGCGGACGAGGAGGCGCTGGCCGCGTTCGCGACCGTCGGGACGACCGCGACGCCGGTGGCGGCCAGGAAGACCGCCGGCAGCCCGATCGCGGACACCATCCGGGCCCGCTTGGTGTGCGCGGCGTCGACCAGGCGCGCCGCCTCGGTGGCCAGCAGCGGCGTCGGGACGACCGCGCGCGGCTTGTTCACGCCGCCGCCGCGCGAGCGGAGCGGGACGTCGTCGGGCTCCGGTTCCGGGCCGGCGTCGAGGCCGAACACGCCCGGCACCGGCGCCGAGCCGTCGCGGCGGGCCCGCAGCAGGGCGCGCAGCACCGCGTCGTGCTCGGCGGACCTGCCCGCCTGCGCGTGTCCGGCGGTGTTCTCGTTTCCGTTGCTGCCAGTGGCACTCAAGACGTCAAGCCCCCTGCAGGTGTGTCCTCGGCGCGGGGCAGCCGCGGGATGACATCCCGCGGCTGCGCGGCCGGAACAGTATCGGCGGGTGTGGGGTCGCCGGTCTGCGGCAGGGCCGAGGTCATCTCGCCTCTGGTGCCCTGGTAGCCCGCGACGCCCGGGATGGGTTCGGCGGCCGAGAGCGGCTCGGCCTCGAACTGGTAGGGGGCGGCCTGGTCCCCGGCCTCGGAGCCGGCCTGGCCCAGCGGCGCGCGCGCCGAGGGCGGCATGTCGCCGGACAGCGCGTCGCGGTAGGCCTGTTCGGCTCTTGCCTGGGCGGCGATCTGCTCGTCGGTCAGCCGGGGCGTCCAGGAGAACGCCAGGCCGCCGCCGAAGACCCCGAGCAGCATCCCGAGCAGGAAGCCGCCGAAGTTCGAGACCACCATCGACAGCAGCGCGCACACCAGCGTGAAGACACCGGCGAACACCCGGTAGCCGGGCGCGAACCACATGGCGGCGGCCATCATGATCAGCGCCGGCGTGATGGCCATCGTCGACACGCCGGCGATGCCGGCCATCTTGATGTTCAGCTTGTGCTGGACCAGCAGCGGCTGCAGGAACGGGATGCTCCACAGCTCCAGGGCGGCCAGCAGAGTCCACAGCCCGGCCCAGAACGGGCGGGAGCGGCGCCACACCTTGAACCCGCGCCATCCCCTGGCCAGGACGTTCTCTTCGCCCCCGGACAATTCGGCGTTAATGGTGCTCACGACTACTCCCGACATGTGCTGAATGGGCGGGGTGGGCGCGCCCTACTCGCGCCCACCCCCAGGTGCGTCTGCGGAACCCTTCAGGTCCTCGAAAGGCTAGTAGCAGCCCTGGGCGCTGAGGTTCGCCGAGATCGACAGGCCCTTGAGCGCCATCGTGCCGGCGGTGGTGGAGTAGGCGGTCTGCTTCACGTCCGTCAGCACCGCGTGGTCCACGACCTGGCCGAAGTCGCCGGCGGCGAACGGCGTGGTGGAGCCGTCCGGGTTGCCGGTGTGCTTCTCGAAGCCCTGGATGCCGGTCTTGCTGGCGATGTCCGCGGCGCTGGCGCCGATGGTCACGCCGGTGAAGGTGGCGTCCGCGTTCACCTGGTCGGCGTCCAGGACCAGGTCGGTGGCCTGGACCGGGGTGCCGCCGCCGCCGGCGCGCAGGATGATCGACAGGTTGCCCAGCACCGGGATCGGGACGACCACCGACTGGCACATGTTGGTGATGGTGGCGCTCTTGATGCCGGCCACGGCGACCGCGTGCGGCTTGCCGTTGGCGTCGACGACCACGTCGCCGGACTGGGCGAAGGTCTGGCCGTCCAACTGGTCGGCGGAGACCTCGAACCGCTGGCCGGACACGGCGAA
It encodes the following:
- a CDS encoding DUF6114 domain-containing protein: MSTINAELSGGEENVLARGWRGFKVWRRSRPFWAGLWTLLAALELWSIPFLQPLLVQHKLNIKMAGIAGVSTMAITPALIMMAAAMWFAPGYRVFAGVFTLVCALLSMVVSNFGGFLLGMLLGVFGGGLAFSWTPRLTDEQIAAQARAEQAYRDALSGDMPPSARAPLGQAGSEAGDQAAPYQFEAEPLSAAEPIPGVAGYQGTRGEMTSALPQTGDPTPADTVPAAQPRDVIPRLPRAEDTPAGGLTS
- a CDS encoding DUF6230 family protein, with translation MKDALGSQVLGGTKWKRFALVMVPTVGIAGAMTVAMANGVLASSFAVSGQRFEVSADQLDGQTFAQSGDVVVDANGKPHAVAVAGIKSATITNMCQSVVVPIPVLGNLSIILRAGGGGTPVQATDLVLDADQVNADATFTGVTIGASAADIASKTGIQGFEKHTGNPDGSTTPFAAGDFGQVVDHAVLTDVKQTAYSTTAGTMALKGLSISANLSAQGCY